The nucleotide sequence GCACGGTGATCAGAAGGCTTTCGTTCGACTTGAGAGTCTTTTGGTCCGGCGAGTCCATATCGACCTCTTCGGTGCCTGCGGGGATGACGAGGCCACTGAGCTCTGCTCTACCCTCCCCGGTCCAACCTCCCGGGCGATCCCCTTCGGCGCAGCCCCTTCTCCCGCTCCCTGGGTCCCGCTAGTGTGTCTTGGGTCTCACCTTCGACTTCCTCCGAATCAGCCTCCTTAGCCTGCTCATCGGAGGTCTGAAAGTCCTTGTCTTGGCAGCAGCCCATGGTCCCGAGCGGCCCCGTACTCCGTGCCACCCACGCCAGCCCACCAGGCTCCGCACCTGGCTTTTGTGACATCAGCTATCCCGCTGCACCAGCGCTGGGAGCAGCCAGTCCTCTTTCCATTCTCCCATCACAAAAGGCTCAGGGTCATGGTGGGTGTTAAACTGTTTATTTACAAAGTGAGCACAGGCTCTTCAGGTGCTGGTGGATCCAGGCCGCTGCTTTTTTCTCCGTCTGGTTTGGAGAGCCCCTTGGGTCTGCTCCAAATCAGGGAGCTTCCGCTTGGCGGCTGCCTCCAAGGAGGCCCAAAGTtcatctgtctctgtgtcttgtAGGGCCGCCTTTTTGGGCTCTTGAGGCTCTTGGGGCTGATCCTGGTGAGTGGGAGAAAACTTAGGAATCAGGGGCACAGTAACAGAGGCCCGGGGAAGGAGGATCTAATTGGGAAAGCACTTTCATTTCCTGCTCCCGGACACTATTCCCATCCATGCTCCTATGTGGCCCTTTGCAGTAGCCCTGCCAGGATTACAACTGTTAACCCCCCTCAGAGAACTTAAGTAACTTGGCTGACAGGCAGACAGTTCTGGCTGTGTTccagctgtttcttttttctctccatggGGAAGTGCTCACATCTGTGCCCTTGCTCCCACATTCCAAGACCCAGCTGCTTACCTCCCAGTCATCCCTGCCTGACAGGAGGAGGCAGTTCAGTTGAGACTTGAGATAAACCTGCAAAACAAGAGGGGCCATAAGGAGCTAGGGACACTGAAACGGAAACGTGGCTTGGGGCACACAAGGCAGCCAGCTCTCACCTTATGCTCTAGACCCCGTGGATTCCAGATCCTGTGCACCCTCAAGACTCTGTCCAAGCCACAGGAGGCTAGTAGGGGCTTTGAAGGGTGGCACTGTAATCCTCGGACACTGCCTGCCAGCCCCTTCAGACAGCCCAGTAGGcgccctggaggaggaggggaggcatCAGCACTAGCCGGCCAGCCAACAACCATTGTTTACCGTTTCAAGTCGCTTTATGTTTCAATATTTATACCTCAACATAAGGTGGGGACAGGAGTTGTcattaatatctccattttacaggtgaaggaGCTAATGTCACAGAGAACTGAAGTAATTTGTCCGAGACCCTACAGCTTCTGgtgaaccaggatttgaacccaggcaatcgGCACCTGAATGAGGGCTCCACCATGCCACTGTACCCCCTCAGAGGGAATcttgcccttcctcccacctcttccCCTCCTGCAAGGCTCCCTAGTCCACTCACCTTGCCGAAGGTCAATTTCTGCCAGCTGCCCATGAGTGTTGCCCACGATCACTGAACTAAGGAGGAGACCAGAGGTGGGTGGGGTCAGCAGGAGCCTCCTAGAGTCCTCTCCGAGCCCCACTCTGTGTCCTCTCAACACTTACTTGCCCCCAGGAGTGAGGGTCATGGCCGTAAGTGGATACTCTCCATAGGTGGCCTCTAGGACTGGCCGACGCTGGGGAGAGGCTGGATCGTAGACACGGACCTGGAGAACACCGAAGCATCACGAGAGCACCCTCACACCACATAGCCGTCCCTGGGTTGTCCGTATCTTCACTCCCTCCTTCGTACACTGCTTTCTTACTTATGACCCACTCTTAGAGAAACTTTCTCATCTGAAACGTACCCCCCTCTTGCTCTGAGTGTTAGGGAAGAGTGGGCAGAGGAGATCTGCTTAGGGAGAGAGGTCCCCCAGGTTGGGGGGGTGACAGCATTTCCAGGGTCCGCATGTGTGGGCATTCCACCCCTCCATACTCCCATCTTGGCATGAAAAGGCAAGCCAGTCCAATTTTCAGAGAGTAATGAATTTCAGGCAGAGAAATTTAGCCTGAGCAACAGAGGAGAGAGTAAGCCCTCACAGTGTGTTTTGAACAGCGACATATCCCCAAGATCAGATTTCAGTATGCAGGAGCAAAGGAAATGGGACAAACACAGGGACCCAGTCCTGCCAGGGTCTTAGGACTTCAAATGAGGCCAGCTGTAAAGATCCCCAGTCGGGCccgcctgccctccctccctcctataAAGCTGagctgagggggcgcctggatggctcagtcggttgagcgtcagactttggctcaggtcacaatctcacggtccttgagttcgagccctgcgtcgggctctgtgctgacagctcggagcctggagcctgcttcagattctgtgtctccctctctctctgcccctcccctgctcatgctctgtctctctctgtctcaaaaataaatgaaaacataaaaaaaaaaaaaaaaaaagccaaggagcCAAGGATGCAGAGGAGTGGGTCAGGCCTGGGTCCCAAAGCAAATCAGAGGCTGCATCAAGACCAGAACCCAGTTCCCCTGACACCCAACCCAGTGTCCTCTCATGACACCTGGACCGTGGGATTCTACTGTGAAAGAAGCAgaattctcccttcttctcttctcctttccacaTTGGAAGCGAAGGAAGGGTCACAGTTCAGAAAACTCATCCTACAATGTACCAGAAGGTCTCTGGCTCAGCCATGGGGCTGGGATGGCCGGGGggccggggagtgggggggaatgctccctctgggagctcagagacagaggatgaaggGTCGGCCTGTCCCACCAGGCAGGTTGTTTCGTTGTTTCTCTAGGAGGCTGCTTAAGCCCTGGAGGAGGTAGAGGTGGGGTAGTACCTCACCTGATGGTACCCTGTACAGGTGACAAGCTTCTGAGATTCAGGAAGGAACTGTATATCTTGATCCCAGATGGGAACCCGCAGGTCGAGCCAGTCGTTCCGTACCTGGTGGGGTGGATAGATGGGGGACAGGTTGCAGGAGGGCTCATAGGCCCTGTCCTTCAGCTCTTCATCATCATCCCCCAACTCAGTGGCCTCAGCCTCCTTGAacctcagccccagcccctcccaccactgTCACTCACATTCTTGGCCCGGAACACAGGCTCCTCCGACCCCTGTAGGTCCCACACCTTCAAAGCATTCTCTTTCCCACCCGTGGCAACCACGTGCGGGCGTGCTGGGTCTTGGCGCATCCTGCACACCCCAGGACCCACACTCAGCTCCAGGAGCTGAAAGAGACAGGAGATGAGAGTCAGTTCCGGAGTCCTTAATCCTATTCccccatgggaatgcaagctggtgcagccactctggaaaacagtatgaaggttcctcaaaaaactaaaaatagaactaccctacgacccagcaattgcactgctaggtatttatccaagggatacgggtgtgctgtttcaaaggggcacatgcaccccaatgtttatagcagcactatcaacaatagccaaggtatggaaagagcccaaatgtccaccgatggatgaatggataaagaagatgtggtatacagatacaacggagtattactcggcaatcaaaaagaatgaaatcttgccgttggcaacgacgtggatggaactggagggtattatgctaagtgaaattagtcagtcaaagagaaatatcatatgacttcactcatatgaggactttacaagacaaaacagatgaacatcagggaagggaaacaaaaataatataaaagcagggagggggacaaaacagaagagactcataaatatggagaacaaactgagggttactggaggggttgtgggaggaggggacgggctaaatgggtcaggggcactaaggaatctactcctgaaatcattgttgcactatatgctaactaatttggatgtaaattaaaaaacaacaacaacaaaacaaaacaaagaaacaaacaaacaaacaaaaaaccctcttcCCCCAAAGCCCTCCCTCGGTTCCTACCCGGGCCCTCATCTTCCCCATCACTGGCAGGGCAGGGGAGCCTTACTGGGTCAGAGGATGCTTCCTTGTCATTGTTACGCCAGACCCGGACAATCCCAGAATCCACACATGTGATGAGGGtgctgtgggcagagggaggttagagtaaacaacaacaaaaagtaagtAAGTATGAAAGTGTTCTCTGGGCCCTAGTCAACCCACCCCCGGATTCACATTAACTAGACTCCCTCCTCGCATGTTTGTTATTTAATATCCTCAACGGGGGATGGTTTCTCAGTTTTGTAAGTGAGGAAACTCAAGCTCTGAGAAGTGTAAAAAGATTTGCCCACACAGCTCTAAATGTCAGAACCAGAGCTGGAAAGTCAAGTGTGTGATACTCCAAAGCAGAGTGCctttgtgctcgcttcggcagcacatatacaaagCAGAGTGCCTTTGCTATTATCTGGGGGCAGCCGGCCCTGCCGGTTTTTCTGAACCTTGGGTGGGTCACCAAGGGTCAGGATCAGTAGCTCTGAAAGAGCTGAGGTGGGACTGGTCTCACGTTCGGGTCTGGCCAAAGTCAAACACTAGCTTCTTCTCTCAAGTTCCCTGTTTGGCATTCCAGACACTAAATGTCAATCTCtccctaaaacacacacaccctcccatGAAGCCCAAGCAAGCCTCCCCCAGGATCTGTGTAAAGCCCGAGCCTATGTTCTTTTTCACAtctgcccaccctccccgccTCGGTTCAGGCTGTGGTGGTGCTTGCCTGGGCTTTGGCAAGAGGTTCTCAACCACTCTTTCCAACCCATTCTCCACACCCCTCCTCGCTCAAAACCACCTGCAAAATCATAAGTGCAAATCTCTCAGTCTGACGCTGAAAGGCCTTCACATTTAATCACTACCTACCTTGCCCATCTTGTACTAAAATGAGCCCTCGGTTTCCACCCCCAAATGCTGTTTACCTTGCCTGAAATTACCATGTAGCCTGACACCAATCCTTGGCCTCAGCCCAGGCAGCAGTCTCTTTCTGAAACGCGCTTactcctttctcctcctgtcAAAATTCTACCCATCCTTCATGGCCCAATTCAAGTGACTCACCTACACAGGCACTTCGACTAGTCAGTTGTCACAACACCACCAAACCCACACAGCCTGTTCACAGCCTTCTCCCTCTTTGGAAGAAAGCTACCCCCAGTTACTTAACCACTAACACTTCCCTATCCTTTCCTTTGGGAACTTCACCGTATCGTTGGTGGTTGTTAGTCTCCATTTTCAAACATACTCTAAACTATTCAGTGACCTGCTCAGGGTCATCCAAAAAGCTATGGAGCCAGGAAAAATACCCTTGATGCAAACTCATGAAGGCAGGTACTGCACGTGTCTGGTTCGCCTGCAAGCCTTTGCATTTCATCCAATGCCTATTAATAAGCAGGTGTTCAATAGCACCTGGCCTGTCACTCAGCCCAGGCTGGGGTCCCTAAGGGTTGATTGCCCATTATTCGGCAGTCCCGCGAGAGCCTCCACGCTGTCCTTACGACCTGAGCGTTCAGCGAGGGGCTCGGTCTTACCCGTCGGCCTGGGCGAGGCCTCGGAACGTGCCCTCCCCGCCGGGGCAGTGCTTGTGGCCCTGGAATCTGCCCTCCTCGGTGCTGAAGTACCTCACTGTTTTGTCGGCGCAACCCATCAGGATCTGCGGGCAGAGGAGGGCAGGATGGCGACCAGAGCGAGGCTGCCGCACCGTAGATCCCCCCCAGCTCGGGACCGACCGGCGGCCGCTCACCTGAGTCTCGCCGCCCGCGCCCCAGC is from Neofelis nebulosa isolate mNeoNeb1 chromosome 10, mNeoNeb1.pri, whole genome shotgun sequence and encodes:
- the WDR74 gene encoding WD repeat-containing protein 74, translated to MAAAGARWNHVWVGTETGILKGVNLQRKQAANFTAAGQPRREEAVSALCWGAGGETQILMGCADKTVRYFSTEEGRFQGHKHCPGGEGTFRGLAQADGTLITCVDSGIVRVWRNNDKEASSDPLLELSVGPGVCRMRQDPARPHVVATGGKENALKVWDLQGSEEPVFRAKNVRNDWLDLRVPIWDQDIQFLPESQKLVTCTGYHQVRVYDPASPQRRPVLEATYGEYPLTAMTLTPGGNSVIVGNTHGQLAEIDLRQGRLLGCLKGLAGSVRGLQCHPSKPLLASCGLDRVLRVHRIWNPRGLEHKVYLKSQLNCLLLSGRDDWEDQPQEPQEPKKAALQDTETDELWASLEAAAKRKLPDLEQTQGALQTRRRKKQRPGSTST
- the TEX54 gene encoding testis-expressed protein 54; translation: MSQKPGAEPGGLAWVARSTGPLGTMGCCQDKDFQTSDEQAKEADSEEVEGTEEVDMDSPDQKTLKSNESLLITVLWRRLSLCSRRGSRSNKRQSVQSQKHALQQSKREGILEEPEKG